A genomic window from Purpureocillium takamizusanense chromosome 2, complete sequence includes:
- a CDS encoding uncharacterized protein (COG:S~EggNog:ENOG503P4U1) — MDDHDTQSIGSNAGSNAMERSDSSASTSPSETNEPIIHHPVPTRPRLPSRKSSGPLVVPRDSSAVGPVEPHFGPDDVRAMSPRRTSEDIDKMGKEAREELRRHAKALQDSLLTIFNRIEAVREEHDKLDSNNKFLQKYIGDLMSTTKITASGSRGKK, encoded by the exons ATGGATGATCACGACACGCAGTCGATCGGCTCCAACGCCGGCTCCAACGCCATGGAACGGTCCgactcgtcggcgtccacgTCTCCGTCGGAGACCAACGAGCCCATCATCCACCACCCCGTGCCGACGCGACCGCGCCTGCCCAGCCGCAAAAGCAGCGGCCCTCTCGTCGTACCGCGCGActcctccgccgtcggccccgTCGAGCCCCATTTCGGACCCGACGACGTCCGCGCCATGAGCCCGCGGCGGACCAGCGAGGACATTGACAAGATGGGCAAGGAGGCCAGGGAAGAGCTGCGAAG ACACGCCAAGGCGTTGCAGGATTCGCTCCTCACCATATTCAACCGTATCGAGGCGGTGCGCGAAGAGCACGACAAGTTGGATAGCAACAACAAATTTCTGCAAAAGTACATTGGTGACCTAATGAGCACGACCAAGATTacggcctcgggcagccGCGGCAAGAAATGA